Within the Borrelia parkeri genome, the region GCATAAACCAGAGCCAATATAAAAATATACAAAAATATTTCTTAACACTATAACAACATTTAAACTCATTTTATCTTCAAGATAATTGCAAGTTCAAACTCGCAAATCCATTGCACCCTATTTTCTATTATTATTAAACTGCATTTAAAAAAGAATAGAATGTTATAATAAATAATCAGGAGGAGAAATTTCAATGGCAAAACAAAATCCTTGGACTTCTTTAAAAGAAGAAGATAGAAATAACATTTTAGAATTTACTCAAAAATACAAAAAATTTTTAAGCACAGTTAAAACTGAAAGAGAAGCCACCAACTATGCTATACAAAGGGCAAAGGAAAAAGGTTTCATTAATGCCTGTGAAAGGCAAGAACTCAAATCTGGAGATAAAATCTTTTACACATGTCGCAATAAAAATATTGCTATTATATTTATCGGAAAAGAACCTATTGAAAACGGAATGAATTTCATTGTATCACACACAGATTCACCAAGACTAGATGCCAAACCATCACCAATTACTGAAGAGAACGAATTAACAATGATGAAGACAAATTATTATGGTGGTATCAAAAAATATCAATGGTTATCCCTTCCTTTATCAATACGGGGAATAATATTTTTACAAAATGGAGAAAAAGTAGAGATTAACATCGGTGATGATAAGAATGATCCCGTATTTGTAATTCCCGACATCCTGCCACATCTTGACAGAAAAGTACAAAGAGATAAAAAAGCTGATGACATCATTGAAGGTGAAAATTTAAAAATCATAATTGGAAGCCTACCTATTGAGACTAAAGAAAAAGAAAAAGTAAAATCTGCTACTCTAAAGTTAATAAAAGAAAAATACAAAATAGAAGAAGATGATTTCGTTTCAGCAGAAATAGAAATAGTACCAGCAGGAGAAGCAAAAGACGTAGGATTTGATAGGGCACTAATTGGTGCTTATGGTCAAGATGACAGGGTATGCGTTTACACTTCACTAGAAGCTATCCTAAATTTAGAAGAAACACCAAGCAAAACCGCTATATGTTTTCTAGTTGACAAGGAAGAGATTGGATCTACTGGATCAACCGGGCTAAACTCAAGATATCTTGAGTACTTCGTATCAGACATAATATTCA harbors:
- a CDS encoding aminopeptidase, translated to MAKQNPWTSLKEEDRNNILEFTQKYKKFLSTVKTEREATNYAIQRAKEKGFINACERQELKSGDKIFYTCRNKNIAIIFIGKEPIENGMNFIVSHTDSPRLDAKPSPITEENELTMMKTNYYGGIKKYQWLSLPLSIRGIIFLQNGEKVEINIGDDKNDPVFVIPDILPHLDRKVQRDKKADDIIEGENLKIIIGSLPIETKEKEKVKSATLKLIKEKYKIEEDDFVSAEIEIVPAGEAKDVGFDRALIGAYGQDDRVCVYTSLEAILNLEETPSKTAICFLVDKEEIGSTGSTGLNSRYLEYFVSDIIFKLEQNKYNNLFVQKVLWNSKSISADVCGAINPLFKSVHDEQNAPKLGYGISIMKYTGHGGKIMASDADAELVSYVRNLLNKNKIAWQVATLGKVDEGGGGTVAKFLAYYGIRTIDIGPGVISMHSPFEITSKFDVYTSYTAYKAFFKG